The following are encoded together in the Dyella terrae genome:
- a CDS encoding S10 family peptidase, translating to MRKLALAASIAALMLTTGVYAADKPEKNDKPEDKPDAALLKPQSSETSGTVKVEGKSIDYKAVAGTLVLHGSGDKESEPQISMFYAAYFKKGVEPGKRPITFIYNGGPGSATVWLHMGAFGPKRVVTSDDSHTPAAPYGLVNNDYSLLDATDIVFIDAPGAGFSRLIADDADKGKREEQMKDRKKTVYSVDGDGHAFAQFITQFLSKYNRWNSPKYLFGESYGTTRSAVVANILENEDSVDLNGVILLSQILNFDTSIDGAGNNPGVDLPYVVGLPTFAATAYYHHKLPQQPAALEPFLSEVEQYAMGEYASALMQGTHLDEARKQAVAQKLHQYTGLPVAYLLKANLRVDGGMFEHELQADGDITTGRLDSRFSGPSLDPLSKSSEYDPQSSAISSAYVAAFNDYVRRQLKFGEGQTYRLFADIDHWDFAHKAPGSTEALQQSTNVMPDLATAMKTNPGLRVSLNGGYYDLATPYFAADYEMHHMPIPANLEKNISYAWYPSGHMVYAHEDSLKKLHDNVARFIEDTDNVGKH from the coding sequence ATGCGCAAGCTCGCCCTCGCCGCGTCTATTGCCGCGCTGATGCTCACCACCGGCGTCTACGCCGCCGACAAGCCTGAGAAGAACGACAAGCCCGAGGACAAGCCGGACGCCGCACTGCTCAAGCCGCAATCGTCGGAGACGTCGGGCACGGTGAAGGTGGAAGGCAAAAGCATCGACTACAAGGCCGTGGCGGGCACCTTGGTGCTGCACGGTAGCGGCGACAAGGAGAGCGAGCCGCAGATCAGCATGTTCTACGCCGCCTACTTCAAGAAAGGCGTGGAGCCCGGCAAGCGACCGATCACGTTTATCTACAACGGTGGCCCGGGTTCGGCCACGGTGTGGCTGCACATGGGCGCATTCGGCCCCAAGCGCGTGGTGACCAGTGACGATTCACACACCCCGGCCGCGCCCTATGGTCTGGTGAACAACGACTACAGCCTGCTGGACGCCACGGATATCGTGTTCATCGATGCCCCAGGAGCGGGCTTCAGCCGCCTGATCGCGGATGACGCCGACAAGGGTAAGCGCGAAGAGCAGATGAAGGACCGCAAGAAGACCGTCTACAGCGTGGATGGTGACGGTCACGCTTTCGCGCAGTTCATCACCCAGTTCCTGTCCAAGTACAACCGCTGGAACTCGCCCAAGTATCTGTTCGGCGAAAGCTACGGCACCACGCGTTCGGCGGTGGTGGCCAACATTCTGGAGAACGAGGACAGCGTCGACCTCAACGGTGTGATCCTGCTGTCGCAGATCCTCAATTTCGACACCAGCATCGACGGCGCGGGCAACAACCCCGGCGTGGACCTGCCGTACGTGGTGGGCCTGCCCACGTTTGCCGCCACCGCTTACTACCACCACAAGTTGCCGCAGCAGCCAGCGGCGCTGGAGCCGTTCCTGAGCGAAGTGGAGCAGTACGCCATGGGTGAGTACGCCTCCGCGTTGATGCAGGGCACTCACCTCGACGAGGCGCGCAAGCAGGCCGTTGCGCAGAAGTTGCATCAGTACACGGGCCTTCCGGTGGCTTATCTGCTCAAGGCGAACCTGCGCGTGGACGGCGGCATGTTCGAACATGAGCTGCAAGCCGATGGCGACATCACGACGGGCCGTCTGGACTCGCGCTTCTCCGGACCCTCATTGGATCCACTGAGCAAATCGTCCGAGTACGACCCGCAGTCGTCCGCGATCAGTTCCGCCTACGTGGCAGCGTTCAACGACTACGTGCGTCGCCAGTTGAAGTTCGGCGAGGGGCAGACCTATCGTCTTTTCGCGGACATCGATCATTGGGATTTCGCACACAAAGCACCGGGCTCGACCGAGGCACTGCAGCAGTCGACCAACGTGATGCCGGACCTCGCCACCGCGATGAAGACCAACCCGGGGCTGCGCGTCTCGCTCAACGGTGGTTACTACGATCTCGCCACGCCTTACTTCGCAGCCGACTACGAGATGCATCACATGCCGATTCCGGCGAACTTGGAGAAGAACATCTCCTACGCGTGGTATCCGTCGGGTCACATGGTGTATGCCCACGAAGATTCCTTGAAGAAACTGCATGACAACGTGGCGCGGTTTATCGAGGACACCGACAACGTCGGCAAGCATTGA
- a CDS encoding nuclear transport factor 2 family protein codes for MSTEAVAKRLVAMCRHGQFEEAQHELYAKDAVSIEPAAMANGPLGNVSGLEAILEKGKRFQASVVQMHGLEVTEPLIAGNWFSVIMTMDVTMKEYGRVTMTEICVYHVKDDKIVSEQFFYDAGG; via the coding sequence ATGAGCACCGAAGCCGTCGCCAAACGCCTTGTGGCCATGTGTCGCCACGGTCAGTTTGAAGAAGCGCAGCACGAGTTGTATGCCAAGGACGCGGTGAGCATCGAACCCGCCGCCATGGCGAATGGCCCCTTGGGCAACGTGAGCGGTCTCGAGGCCATCCTGGAGAAGGGCAAGCGATTCCAAGCCAGCGTCGTGCAGATGCATGGCCTCGAGGTCACCGAACCGCTCATCGCCGGCAACTGGTTCAGCGTGATCATGACGATGGACGTGACGATGAAGGAGTACGGTCGCGTGACCATGACGGAGATCTGCGTCTATCACGTCAAGGACGACAAGATCGTCAGCGAGCAGTTTTTCTACGACGCTGGCGGTTAG
- the rpoD gene encoding RNA polymerase sigma factor RpoD gives MNSKAPEQQSEIKALISKGLEQGYLTYAEINDHLPDDIVDPEQIEDIMAVLKGVGIEVHDAAPDSDPLSDNAPGASTDDEAAAEEAVALLSAVDSEVGRTTDPVRMYMREMGTVELLTREGEIAIAKRIEEGLGQVQTALASFPLTIELLLEEYDQHLDGKRRLSEILAGFADLEEAADAAQAAAADAEVDDAAAEGEEEETEEGATEEEEAGPTGPDPEEVKRRMELLRDYYGKFQKAAPKATDISDKKVTKLRDQMAEEFLKLKLPSALIDSFVRKLRDVVNDIRHHERVLMDIFVKHVKMPKAEFLKTFPSNEGNLEWANELGRKRQKWSPNIKPFKEVIDAEQDKLGSIERKLFLPLTDIKEINRTMSIGEAKARRAKKEMVEANLRLVISIAKKYTNRGLQFLDLIQEGNIGLMKAVDKFEYRRGYKFSTYATWWIRQAITRSIADQARTIRIPVHMIETINKLNRISRQMLQQFGREPTPEELAKEMDMPEDKIRKVLKIAKEPISMETPIGDDEDSHLGDFIEDSNAASPIESATETGLMETVRDVLAGLTPREAKVLRMRFGIDMNTDHTLEEVGKQFDVTRERIRQIEAKALRKLRHPSRSEQLRSFLDID, from the coding sequence ATGAATAGCAAAGCTCCTGAGCAACAGTCTGAAATCAAGGCGCTCATCTCCAAGGGTCTGGAGCAGGGCTACCTGACCTACGCCGAGATCAACGACCACCTGCCCGACGACATCGTCGATCCGGAGCAGATCGAAGACATCATGGCGGTGCTCAAGGGCGTCGGCATTGAAGTGCACGACGCCGCGCCGGATTCCGATCCGCTGTCGGACAACGCGCCCGGCGCGTCCACCGACGATGAAGCCGCCGCGGAAGAAGCCGTGGCGCTGCTCTCGGCGGTCGACTCCGAAGTGGGTCGCACCACCGATCCCGTCCGCATGTACATGCGTGAGATGGGCACGGTCGAGCTGCTGACCCGCGAGGGCGAAATCGCCATCGCCAAGCGCATCGAAGAAGGCCTGGGCCAGGTCCAGACCGCTTTGGCCAGCTTCCCGCTGACCATCGAGCTGCTGCTTGAGGAATACGACCAGCACCTGGATGGCAAGCGCCGCCTGAGCGAAATCCTGGCCGGCTTCGCCGACCTGGAAGAGGCCGCCGACGCGGCCCAGGCAGCCGCGGCCGATGCCGAGGTGGATGACGCCGCCGCCGAAGGCGAAGAAGAAGAAACCGAAGAGGGCGCGACCGAGGAAGAGGAAGCCGGTCCGACCGGTCCCGATCCGGAAGAGGTCAAGCGCCGCATGGAACTGCTGCGCGACTACTACGGCAAGTTCCAGAAGGCGGCCCCCAAGGCCACCGATATCAGCGACAAGAAGGTCACCAAGCTGCGCGACCAGATGGCTGAGGAGTTCCTCAAGCTCAAGCTGCCGTCCGCGCTGATCGACAGCTTCGTGCGCAAGCTGCGCGACGTGGTCAACGACATCCGTCACCACGAGCGCGTGCTGATGGACATCTTCGTCAAGCACGTGAAGATGCCCAAGGCTGAGTTCCTCAAGACGTTCCCGAGCAACGAGGGCAACCTCGAGTGGGCGAACGAGCTGGGTCGCAAGCGCCAGAAGTGGTCGCCCAACATCAAGCCGTTCAAGGAAGTGATCGACGCCGAGCAGGACAAGCTCGGCTCCATCGAGCGCAAGCTGTTCCTGCCGCTGACCGACATCAAGGAAATCAACCGCACGATGTCGATCGGCGAGGCCAAGGCCCGTCGCGCGAAGAAGGAAATGGTCGAGGCCAACCTGCGTCTCGTCATCTCCATCGCCAAGAAGTACACCAACCGCGGCCTGCAGTTCCTCGACCTGATCCAGGAAGGCAACATCGGCCTGATGAAGGCCGTGGACAAGTTCGAATACCGCCGCGGCTACAAGTTCTCCACGTACGCCACGTGGTGGATCCGCCAGGCCATTACCCGCTCGATCGCCGACCAGGCGCGCACCATCCGTATCCCGGTGCACATGATCGAGACGATCAACAAGTTGAACCGCATTTCCCGCCAGATGCTGCAGCAGTTCGGCCGTGAGCCGACGCCGGAAGAGCTGGCCAAGGAAATGGATATGCCTGAGGACAAGATCCGCAAGGTGCTGAAGATCGCGAAGGAACCGATCTCGATGGAAACCCCGATCGGCGACGACGAGGATTCCCATCTGGGCGATTTCATCGAGGACTCCAACGCGGCCTCGCCGATCGAGTCGGCCACGGAAACGGGCCTGATGGAAACGGTGCGCGACGTGCTCGCCGGCCTCACCCCGCGTGAAGCGAAGGTGCTGCGCATGCGCTTCGGCATCGACATGAACACCGACCACACGCTGGAAGAAGTGGGCAAGCAGTTCGACGTGACGCGCGAGCGCATCCGTCAGATCGAGGCCAAGGCCCTGCGCAAGCTGCGCCATCCGAGCCGCTCGGAGCAGCTCCGCTCGTTCCTCGATATCGACTAA
- the dtd gene encoding D-aminoacyl-tRNA deacylase — translation MIALIQRVLSARVDVENTTVGAIGPGLLALVAVQPGDDEARTKRMLERLLGYRVFADEQGRMNRSLADTGGELLLVSQFTLAADTRSGMRPSFTSAATPEEGRRWFDRLVELARAAHPRVEIGRFGAHMQVHLVNDGPVTFWLETP, via the coding sequence ATGATCGCCCTGATCCAGCGCGTACTGTCCGCTCGTGTTGATGTCGAAAACACCACCGTGGGTGCCATCGGGCCCGGCCTGCTGGCACTGGTCGCCGTGCAGCCCGGCGACGACGAGGCGCGCACCAAGCGCATGCTGGAACGCTTGCTCGGCTACCGCGTGTTTGCCGACGAGCAGGGCCGCATGAACCGTTCCCTGGCCGACACGGGCGGCGAGCTGCTGCTGGTCAGCCAGTTCACCCTGGCGGCAGACACGCGCTCGGGCATGCGCCCCAGCTTCACCAGCGCGGCGACGCCAGAAGAAGGCCGCCGCTGGTTCGATCGATTGGTCGAATTGGCCCGGGCAGCGCACCCCAGGGTGGAAATCGGGCGCTTCGGTGCCCATATGCAGGTGCATCTGGTCAACGACGGCCCGGTCACCTTCTGGCTGGAGACTCCATGA
- a CDS encoding lipid A biosynthesis acyltransferase produces MRPDIYLLYLLLRLFGLLPLRALHALGAGIGRLSLALRSGTAHTTSVNLKLVRPSLDEGAHAALLRQVMEDSGRSATEIAKIWGNDAERALDMVREVRGEALFDAALASGKGVIIAAPHLGCWELLNYWLCRKTSMAILYRPPRIAAIEGLLRKARGALAPEQVRAEGAGVRTLYKRLAAGGTVGILPDQKPRAGEGEVAPFFGQNALTMVLLPRLAARTGATVLFAFAERLPRGEGYRIHLQPAPDGLADADLSVACRALNQGVENCVELAFSQYQWHYKRYSSDTWRSPYD; encoded by the coding sequence ATGCGACCCGATATCTACCTCCTCTACCTTCTCCTGCGCCTGTTCGGATTGCTGCCCCTGCGCGCGCTGCACGCGCTCGGTGCCGGCATCGGCCGTCTTTCGCTGGCGCTACGCAGCGGTACGGCGCACACCACCTCGGTCAATCTGAAGCTGGTGCGACCATCGCTGGATGAAGGCGCGCACGCTGCCCTGCTCCGTCAGGTGATGGAAGACAGCGGCCGTTCGGCCACCGAGATCGCCAAGATCTGGGGTAACGATGCCGAGCGCGCGCTGGACATGGTGCGCGAGGTGCGTGGCGAGGCGCTGTTCGATGCCGCGCTGGCCTCCGGCAAAGGCGTGATCATCGCTGCGCCACACCTGGGCTGCTGGGAATTGCTCAATTACTGGCTGTGCCGCAAGACGTCGATGGCCATCCTGTATCGCCCGCCGCGCATCGCCGCGATCGAGGGCCTGCTGCGCAAGGCGCGCGGCGCGCTGGCGCCCGAGCAGGTACGTGCCGAGGGTGCCGGTGTGCGCACGTTGTACAAGCGGCTGGCGGCTGGCGGCACGGTAGGCATCCTGCCGGACCAGAAGCCGCGCGCCGGCGAGGGCGAGGTTGCCCCGTTCTTCGGACAGAACGCCCTGACCATGGTGCTGCTGCCCCGTTTGGCGGCACGCACGGGGGCGACGGTGCTGTTCGCGTTTGCCGAACGCTTGCCCAGAGGCGAGGGTTACCGCATCCACCTGCAGCCGGCGCCCGACGGGCTGGCCGACGCGGACTTGTCTGTGGCTTGCCGTGCGCTCAATCAGGGCGTCGAAAACTGCGTAGAACTGGCTTTTTCGCAGTACCAGTGGCACTACAAGCGCTACTCATCGGATACGTGGCGTAGCCCTTACGATTGA
- a CDS encoding ArnT family glycosyltransferase: MASSSYSRSEHLRSLWPWLPLWTLVALLAIFSHGPMPLYSTRTLAVAWEMFNHHYWLVPHINGAPYSEKVPLLFWLIHAGWFVFGVNDVWPRVLEVIFGGAQLVLVSVLAQRLFPNRPWVAKGAPWMLLALGYAFLFGLQIMYEVMLAVWVLAALLCLTPKPQRAEPRWVLFGLCVGAGLLTKGPVMFLHVAFPFLLGPLWNDWARDNRVRWYARGVGALLLGGALLLAWALPAGFSGGEAYRQRLFFTQTAGRVVNAFDHARPFWWYLPVIPALLFPFSGWPRAWAALITLRRPLDAGLRFALCWLVPVMVVFSFISGKQLYYPLPEYAGAALLVAGAVAVLRDQRPALANNPWLGTWPLGVGGILFGIFLFVLPVLVAHNDLHGEWFDTTQRYSRFFSVVFVLLGALLLLRGRGEMRRLAFAGLVGTLALNTLFTLTMWQNFDLQPSAQLLGAADAENRTIGILGNYEGQFHFAGRLTHSIDRVFEGESLQEFAQAHPNGLIVEHPDKLSNDSLRYALLVQPFRSGWVVIWPATSLADLRAGRVPAEPTQPTRVYKVDEWRVRALQ; this comes from the coding sequence GTGGCATCCAGCAGCTATAGCCGCTCCGAACACCTGCGCTCCCTCTGGCCCTGGCTGCCACTGTGGACGCTGGTCGCCCTGCTGGCGATCTTCTCGCATGGCCCCATGCCGCTTTACTCCACGCGCACCCTCGCGGTGGCGTGGGAGATGTTCAACCATCATTACTGGCTGGTGCCACACATCAATGGCGCGCCTTACAGCGAAAAGGTGCCGCTGCTTTTCTGGCTGATCCACGCTGGCTGGTTTGTGTTCGGCGTGAACGACGTGTGGCCGCGTGTGCTCGAGGTGATCTTCGGCGGTGCGCAGCTGGTGCTGGTGTCCGTGCTTGCCCAGCGTCTGTTTCCGAACCGTCCGTGGGTAGCCAAGGGTGCGCCGTGGATGCTGTTGGCGCTGGGTTACGCGTTCCTGTTCGGCCTGCAGATCATGTACGAGGTGATGCTGGCCGTATGGGTGCTGGCCGCCCTGCTGTGCCTGACACCCAAGCCGCAACGCGCCGAGCCGCGCTGGGTGCTGTTCGGCTTGTGCGTGGGCGCAGGCCTGCTGACCAAGGGCCCGGTGATGTTCCTGCATGTGGCCTTCCCGTTCCTGCTGGGTCCGCTGTGGAATGACTGGGCCCGCGATAACCGCGTGCGCTGGTATGCGCGCGGCGTGGGCGCGCTGCTGCTGGGCGGCGCACTGCTGCTGGCGTGGGCGCTGCCGGCGGGCTTCAGCGGTGGCGAGGCGTATCGCCAACGCCTGTTCTTCACCCAGACCGCCGGTCGCGTGGTGAATGCGTTCGACCACGCCCGCCCGTTCTGGTGGTACCTGCCGGTGATCCCGGCGCTGCTGTTCCCCTTCAGCGGTTGGCCGCGTGCATGGGCCGCGCTGATTACCCTGCGTCGGCCGCTCGATGCCGGACTGCGCTTTGCGCTGTGCTGGCTGGTGCCGGTGATGGTGGTGTTCTCCTTCATCAGCGGGAAGCAGCTGTACTACCCGCTGCCCGAGTACGCAGGCGCCGCTTTGCTGGTGGCCGGCGCCGTCGCGGTGCTGCGCGACCAACGGCCAGCGCTCGCCAACAACCCATGGCTGGGAACGTGGCCACTGGGCGTGGGCGGCATTTTGTTCGGCATCTTCCTGTTCGTGCTGCCGGTGCTGGTAGCGCACAACGATCTGCACGGCGAGTGGTTCGACACCACGCAGCGCTACAGCCGTTTCTTCAGCGTGGTGTTTGTGTTGCTGGGCGCACTGCTGCTCTTGCGCGGCCGCGGCGAGATGCGCCGTCTGGCCTTTGCGGGCTTGGTTGGCACGCTGGCGCTCAATACGCTGTTCACGCTGACCATGTGGCAGAACTTCGACCTGCAGCCGTCGGCCCAGTTGCTGGGCGCAGCCGATGCGGAGAACCGCACCATCGGCATCCTCGGCAACTACGAAGGGCAGTTCCACTTCGCCGGTCGCCTGACTCATTCCATCGATCGCGTGTTCGAGGGTGAGTCGCTACAGGAGTTTGCGCAGGCACATCCCAACGGCCTGATCGTCGAGCACCCGGACAAACTGAGCAACGATTCGCTGCGCTACGCGCTGCTGGTACAGCCGTTCCGCTCTGGCTGGGTGGTGATCTGGCCGGCGACATCACTGGCCGACCTGCGCGCCGGGCGTGTGCCCGCGGAGCCAACGCAGCCAACCCGGGTCTATAAAGTCGACGAGTGGCGCGTCCGCGCCCTGCAATGA